A single region of the Biomphalaria glabrata chromosome 15, xgBioGlab47.1, whole genome shotgun sequence genome encodes:
- the LOC106079987 gene encoding toll-like receptor 4, translating to MGIKILLLLIIIARIKVTSSPIKISDSDCKKYLPKPQDQDYACKWVANYDEETPMPDQAEGLEIQPPQHPFETDGSDSHDDLEKLDHTYKTDSQSKCKCNYNSCYCARLGLKKVPDNLPQTIHRLRLDDNVIEVLPNCTFCSYSQLNYLDMSFNNLTHLQVGSFWGLKHLILLNLRNNSLLYFKETFPNGVFSDLVSLRCLKLHSNLHSDLPTGFQFPDEVLANLTSLESLYLDGFDSLVFGEHFKILIKLKTLDLAQGYCNIRSLSNSSLSNIYQISKLNISGCYLQGDRFGRNAFKPLTNLQLLDVSLNSDLGVTMFMSALKEIRHYNITTLMMNFIEPFFSPAISIKKDFLESLPSSLIYLEAQGNNFESIETGALELLPPNLTYIIVGANRFLYGEYFNELYTLKSVKVLKLNGGAYLLNIPKTLRHSAGYTQCPLQQQTLTSSRPLIITLPPNLLCLDLRFMGLRYLMSELTFNSSNSLECLIFCDNFFPSLEGPIKGLPKLLTLSLSGSGVNDIETQMFQYLGTLRELRLRNDQLQNFFEHNINPEVFKHLKNLRFIDLSKNALTYIQKNIFEGLDLLEDIGLHENSMWTFNVSIQNMFNLRKLNLSHTQMTTLPLETRQCIDRLLTNHSVLVDLSNTPIQCDCTNIDFLKWMTSSGAFHSRFTNYMCRYDNSSMAVYVTDAYKETLQEFNWKCADHSILFLVVTSATFCMVCCVTAALLYRFRWRLRYLYYAAYLMVKGQTKNTAKSEQFHYDVFISYAYKDEDFILGSLVPELTERKLSVLVHGRDFAVGEFIASNIVTAVKESRKTLVVLTRNFLNSTWCNFEMQMANMESVHTGRPVLVFLIKESIPTTELTSDLLYYLNKNTYIVYPQGEITDVFWDKLARDLLQF from the exons ATGGGTATAAAGATATTATTGCTTTTAATAATTATCGCACGGATCAAGGTGACATCATCGCCAATAAAAATTTCCGACAGcgattgtaaaaaatatttgccTAAGCCTCAAGACCAAGACTATGCCTGCAAATGGGTTGCTAACTACGATGAAGAGACGCCCATGCCGGATCAAGCGGAAGGTCTGGAGATACAACCTCCACAACACCCTTTCGAAACTGATGGAAGCGATTCCCATGACGACCTAGAGAAACTTGACCACACGTATAAAACGGATAGCCAATCTAAGTGCAAGTGTAATTATAACTCGTGTTACTGTGCCAGACTCGGTTTGAAAAAGGTTCCTGACAATCTTCCACAAACCATTCATAGACTGAGACTCGACGACAACGTCATAGAAGTGCTGCCAAACTGTACATTCTGTAGCTACTCTCAGTTGAATTATTTAGACATGTCTTTCAATAATTTGACTCATCTTCAAGTTGGCTCGTTCTGGGGACTCAAACATTTGATTCTTCTTAATCTGCGGAACAACAGCCTGCTGTACTTTAAGGAGACATTCCCGAATGGCGTGTTTTCTGATTTAGTTTCGCTTAGATGTTTGAAGCTTCATAGTAACTTACACAGCGATCTTCCAACTGGCTTTCAATTTCCCGATGAAGTTTTGGCTAATTTGACTAGCCTGGAAAGTCTTTATTTAGATGGATTTGATTCGTTGGTTTTCGGtgagcattttaaaattttaattaaattgaaaACTTTAGACTTAGCTCAAGGTTACTGTAACATTAGGTCTCTTAGTAACAGTTCATTGTCTAACATCTATCAGATAAGTAAACTGAATATAAGTGGATGCTATCTTCAAGGTGATAGGTTCGGCAGGAACGCATTCAAGCCATTAACAAACTTGCAGCTTCTAGATGTTAGTTTGAACTCAGATCTGGGTGTAACAATGTTCATGTCTGCTTTGAAAGAAATCCGTCATTACAACATCACTACATTAATGATGAACTTTATAGAACCGTTTTTTTCGCCAGCGATATCAATCAAAAAAGATTTCCTGGAAAGTCTACCGTCATCTTTGATTTATTTAGAAGCCCAGGGCAATAACTTCGAGTCTATTGAAACTGGAGCTCTTGAGTTGCTTCCCCCTAATTTGACCTACATTATCGTTGGGGCCAACAGATTTCTCTACGGAGAGTATTTTAATGAGCTTTATACACTAAAGAGTGTGAAGGTTCTCAAACTTAATGGGGGCGCTTATTTGCTAAATATTCCTAAGACATTACGACATTCAGCAGGCTACACTCAGTGCCCCTTGCAACAGCAGACATTAACAAGTTCAAGGCCACTTATAATTACTCTCCCGCCAAATTTACTTTGTCTTGATTTGAGATTCATGGGTTTACGGTACCTTATGTCTGAACTTACTTTCAATTCAAGTAACTCTCTCGAATGTTTGATCTTTTGTGATAATTTTTTCCCTTCACTCGAAGGTCCTATTAAAGGGTTACCAAAACTTTTGACGCTTTCATTAAGTGGCAGTGGTGTCAATGACATAGAGACACAAATGTTTCAATATCTTGGTACCTTACGGGAACTTAGGCTCCGAAACGATCAGCTACAAAACTTTTTTGAACACAACATCAACCCAGAGGTCTTTAAACACTTAAAAAACCTCCGATTCATTGACCTGTCCAAAAATGCGCTGACCTATATTCAGAAAAATATCTTCGAAGGCCTTGACCTATTGGAGGACATTGGCTTGCATGAAAACAGCATGTGGACGTTTAACGTGAGTATCCAGAATATGTTCAACTTAAGGAAGCTGAATCTGAGTCACACCCAGATGACTACGCTCCCCCTGGAGACACGCCAATGTATAGACCGATTGTTGACGAATCATTCGGTCCTTGTCGACTTGTCTAACACGCCGATCCAGTGTGACTGTACGAACATTGACTTCTTGAAGTGGATGACCAGCTCAGGGGCTTTTCATTCCAGATTCACCAACTATATGTGTCGGTACGACAACTCCTCTATGGCGGTGTATGTGACTGACGCCTACAAAGAGACGTTACAAGAATTTAATTGGAAGTGTGCTGACCACTCCATCCTCTTCCTGGTGGTCACCTCTGCTACTTTTTGTATGGTCTGCTGCGTGACAGCTGCATTGCTGTACAG GTTCCGCTGGAGACTCAGATATTTATATTACGCGGCCTACTTGATGGTGAAAggtcaaacaaaaaacactGCTAAATCTGAACAGTTTCACTATGACGTGTTTATTTCCTATGCTTATAAGGATGAGGACTTCATTTTGGGAAGCCTTGTACCAG AGTTGACTGAACGGAAGTTGTCAGTCCTGGTCCATGGACGAGACTTTGCTGTGGGGGAATTCATCGCTTCCAACATTGTGACTGCAGTCAAAGAGAGCCGGAAAACTTTAGTGGTTCTCACACGAAATTTTCTCAACAGCACCTGGTGTAACTTTGAAATGCAG